GCGGATCGCCGGAATCGACGGCCACCGTGACGAAGTCGGCGAACCCCATGTTGGTGATGAACCGGCCCCGCTTGTCCACCTGCAGGATCGGCTCCTCGCCATCCTTCCACTCGGCGACGCGGATCTTCCCGCCCAGCAGGCCGGTTTCGACGCCGACGTAGGGGATCGGCTCGGTGAGGCAGAAGGCACCGCGCATCGGGGGACGGCCGTCGCCGCCCGCCGCCTTGACCATGTAGGCCTCGCGCTGCTCGGGCGTGCCCCGTTCGTGAATGGGCGCGAGCGCGAGATGCTGCGCGAGGCTGCCGGTCGCCGCCCCCGCATCGACCCACGACAGCTCGAACGCGACGAGCGCCAGCGCCAGATTCTTGGGCCCTTCGATCACACCGCCGACGGCCGGCTCGAGAGAAGCGGTGGTGATGCCGGCGCGGTCGAAGTCCTCGAGCAGCGCGTGCTTCTGGGCCGTCCATTCGTGCGTGTTGCGTCCCCCGGCGGCGACCAGACGCGCGACTGGCCCTCGCGCGACGGCGCGCGCCGATTGGACCAGCATCTGCACGTCGTAGCGTCCGACGAACCGCCACATGATCTGCCGGGCGTCGTCGCCGGGCAGCGTGCGCAGCCGCTCGATGGTCATGGCACCCACACTCGTGTCCATCCCCGCATCCTTTCCCTCTCGAGGCGCCGCGCGCCCGAGCCAATCGGCTGACCTGCCACCCAGGTCAGGCCCGGGAAGAGACCACTCCTGTCTGGCGGAAAGTCGGAATTATAGCGTAGGGCCCTGCCGCACGCAGCGGGCGCGCAAGGATCAGCTGGCTGCGCGAAGAACGGAGCCGCTGTATCATGGAGACATGACCGTCTCGGACTCCGCACCCGCCTCGGTGGCCCCGGCACTCCTGCTGTCGATGCCGCAGCTCGACGACCCGAATTTCCGGCGAACGGTTGTCCTGCTGTGCCAGCACACGAGCGACGGCGCGTGGGGCCTCGTGCTCAATCGGCCGACGGGCACGCCGGCTGCGCAGGCGGTTCGACTGGACCCGCCGATCTCGCGCGACAACGGTCTCGAGCTGTGGGTGGGTGGCCCGGTCGAGCCCGAGCGCGGCTGCTTGCTGCTTGGCCAGGACCCGCAGGATCTCGACGCCGTCCAGATCTGCCACAGCATCTACATCTCAGGCTCGGCAGCGCTGCTCCGCCAGCTCCTCGAGCAGGACAAGCCGACC
This Vicinamibacterales bacterium DNA region includes the following protein-coding sequences:
- a CDS encoding YqgE/AlgH family protein, which produces MTVSDSAPASVAPALLLSMPQLDDPNFRRTVVLLCQHTSDGAWGLVLNRPTGTPAAQAVRLDPPISRDNGLELWVGGPVEPERGCLLLGQDPQDLDAVQICHSIYISGSAALLRQLLEQDKPTRTRLLMGYAGWGPGQLDTELRQSAWLITQVEVDLIFDVPPPEMWETAIRRLGAEPGSLQMSPGVH